The Deltaproteobacteria bacterium genome segment AAAATTGGCTTTTAATAATCTCATGGCCAATGCTATTCAGGCAATGGGAGACGGCGGAACGCTTACCATAAAAACCAAACATAAAGACAAATGGATAGTAACAGAGGTGAGCGATACAGGCGGCGGCATTGCCCCTGAAATAATGGGCAATATATTTAACCCGTTTTACACCACTAAAGAAACAGGCACAGGTCTTGGCCTTGCCATAACGCATTCCATTATAACAAATCATAAAGGCATTATAGAGGTTAACAATAACATGGGGATAGGGGTTACATTTACAATAAAACTGCCTGTCGCAATAACCGGTAAACTGTTAACTGTATTAAAAAGGAGGACACTATGAATGAAAAGATCCTTGTAGTAGATGATGAGGAAGGAATAAGGCTTTTATACAAGGAAGAACTTATGGACGAAGGGCTGGATGTGCATCTGGCAGCATCAGGAGAAGAGGCCCTTGCCAAACTTGAGAAGGATAAATTTGACCTCGTAGTCCTTGATATAAAGATGCCCGGAATGGACGGCATAGAGGTGCTCCGAAGGATAAAGGAAAAATGGAAAAACCTTCCAGTAATCTTATCTACTGCCTATCATCACTATAAACAGGAATTCGGCACATGGGCGTCCGACGCATATGTGGTAAAATCATCTGACCTGAAGGAATTAAAAACAACCATTAAGGACATACTTAATACTGGCAAGAGATAGGCAGATGGGGCGGTAGCTCAGTTGGGAGAGCGTCACGTTCGCAACGTGAAGGTCGCCGGTTCGATCCCGGTCCGCTCCACCAAAGTTTATTAATGTTGATGTATGTATTGACATAATTGTATGTATCTTGTTATATATTTCGCGCAAATATTTTTGAAGCATAAAACCCATATTTATAGAAAGGTTAACTTATGATTAAAATCAAAGGATATGTCACTAAGAATTTGGGAGCTGAAACCAGCAATGTGGGAGGGCAATTGCCGCTTATTGCAAAGGAATTTCCGGAAGTTGAGGCATGTCATAAGGGCACGATTAATCTTCTGTTGACAAAACCCCTCGTTGTTCTAAAACCCGACCAACAGACTTCTCCCATTCAATGGCTTGGGAAGAATGCTGCGGGAGAGGTATTTGACCTGCTTCGTATTGAGTTTGAGATGACCAGAGTCAATAAAAAGATACAGGCTTGGCTATTTATCTCACATTGGTCGCCCAATAGAGCTAAGCCATGGGTGCACGAGGTCATTGCCCCTTATTGTGATGGTATCCAGGCTGGCGACGAGTGCATAATACACATAAACCGTGAGTATGTTTCATTGGATTTCGACAACGCAAATACGGTTTATATTGTCTAATGTATGCAATGGTTGCGCCTAACAAGGCATTTAACTTAGTTCTGGTCAATTAGGTCCAGTTTTTTAAAGCCGTCATCTCACCACGTTCAACCTGCTCACCACCTCATTCACACCCCAAACATACCACGCATCATCTTCTGCAGCGTTTTTTGAAGCCTCGCTGTGCACAACACCATCCAGGGTTACGACACAGTTTTTGGTTGTGGCTTTTATGTTGCTGTGATTTACCAGTGTGTCTTTTTCCAGCGCAAGCATGACTGCGTCTGTTATTTCATCATCCGAATCCTCTTCTGGCGGAATAACCTCAAGGCTGTTTATGACATCCGCACTGCCAGGCACCCACCATGCAAGAAGCCCTGCAAGCCGCTTATGGCTTAAAGACGGCACAGCCCCTTCTATGTCAACAATGCCGTTGTTGACCTCTACCCCTATCGGGATATTCCTGAGGGTTGGTTCCTCGGTAAAGGCATCGCAGATATGGTTTTTTATCTCCTTATCTCCCATCTCTTTCGCAGGCCTTACCCTAAGCCTGTCAATAACGCCTGATGTTCCCGGGATACCCATTGCAATAAGAATGGCCATTTTCTTGTGGGCAATGCTATTCACTACCCCTTCCATTATAATGGCATTCCCTTCCATTTTGAGATGGATAGGGTGTTTTACAGGGTCAATATGCAGCTCCTTTTCCAGCGATGCCTTTATGGTCTTCAATATCTCATTTTCTTGCATGTAGCACCCCTTTTTAGTATCAGCGAGTTAGAAATTTGCTCTGCTTAATAAAGCATGGCAGTCAACAGTCAAAGAAATATGTCCGAGTAGATTAGTCATAATATTTTCTTGCCTCTGTAAACTCTTCAGATAGTGCCTTTCTTAATTTCTCCGGTTTCAACACCTTTGCCTCTGCGCCGAATGACAATACCCATTTTTTTACATCCCAAAAGCCGGATGTCTTAATCTCAAGGATTATTGAGCCATCTTTTTGCTCTTTAATCTTTTGATTTTTAGCCCATGTTCTTAAGGATGCTACCAATAAATTGCAAAAGGGTCAATATGAATAGCCAAATTATCACTTCTAAAAACATAAACTTTATGATAGGTTAAGAGCAATTTTCTATGTCCTACAACGAAGCCGATACACGGGCAACTCACTATCCCGAATTTTCCATCGCTGGAAGAACTCAAACGTCGTTATACCGAAGCCATTCTTAAAGGCGCTATTGCAAAAGACAAGGCTTAGAAAATCACTCAACGAGCCGTATTATTACACACCATCGCTCTCGCTCCTCAGCGCCTTGCATCTGGGCGATTTTTGAGTGTGAAACTACCATAGAGGAATATGAAACAGATTTGGGCGCCCTGGCGCGCAGAGTATATCTTCGGACAAAAATCTAATAAGTGCATATTTTGCAAAGGGAGCAGCAAGGACGACAAAAAGGATCTGCTTCTTTACAGAGGGGATTTTGCGGCTGTTATGATGAATAGGTTTCCTTATAACAACGGCCATCTTCTTGTGTATCCGTGGAAACACACAAGCCTGTTGGAAGATATGGAAAAAGAAGAAACATTAGAGCTTTTTAGACTCATACAAGATTCTATTGCAATCCTGAAAAAAGAAATGGCTCCGGGTGGATTTAATATAGGCATGAATCTTGGCAGAGAAGCAGGGGCAGGGATAGAAGAGCATATCCACTTTCACATAGTCCCCAGATGGAATGGAGATACAAACTTTATGCCTGTGATAGGGGAGGTCAGGGTTTTACCGGAACACCTTCAGGCTACCTACGATAAGCTTTACCCTTATTTTGAAAAACTAAAACTACCTTCTTAAGCTCATTCTTTATTGAAATATATTTAAATCTGTGCTAATGCTCATTTAGTCGTTTAGATAATAACTGGTTCTCCCTTCGCTTCGCTCAGGGAGAACGCGGGGCTGAGCCATGTGCCCCATCCCTCCGCTACGCTACGGGATAAGCAGGAGTGTAAGACCGATACGCTCCTACGGGGCTACGGCTTAACTCCGCATTAACATCCAAAGAAAAAACAAATGAATAAATCGATCATTCATCTTATCTTGGTTGTTTTGCTGGCTGTTTTCATTTCCCCGACAGCTTCATTAAGCAAAGATAATAAATCATCTCCAAGAGCCATACTCGACGATCTCCAAAAGGGTTTCTGGCTCAACAAAGCCTATTTAACGCAATTGCTAAAAACAAAATCACCACAAAAAGCGCAAGTAAACATTCACGAGTCCGGCTTTTGGGTCAAAAAGGAAGATGATAAGTACCCTGTTCTGGTTGGGTTTGACTTTCATGATTCTGGCACGAGCTTTACAATTACCGGTATAAGAAAGACCAGCACAAAAGGCGTTTACGAATTGGTAACAACGCCTGAACCTTATTCTAATATC includes the following:
- a CDS encoding response regulator — protein: MNEKILVVDDEEGIRLLYKEELMDEGLDVHLAASGEEALAKLEKDKFDLVVLDIKMPGMDGIEVLRRIKEKWKNLPVILSTAYHHYKQEFGTWASDAYVVKSSDLKELKTTIKDILNTGKR
- a CDS encoding WYL domain-containing protein, which encodes MVASLRTWAKNQKIKEQKDGSIILEIKTSGFWDVKKWVLSFGAEAKVLKPEKLRKALSEEFTEARKYYD
- a CDS encoding HIT domain-containing protein, yielding MKQIWAPWRAEYIFGQKSNKCIFCKGSSKDDKKDLLLYRGDFAAVMMNRFPYNNGHLLVYPWKHTSLLEDMEKEETLELFRLIQDSIAILKKEMAPGGFNIGMNLGREAGAGIEEHIHFHIVPRWNGDTNFMPVIGEVRVLPEHLQATYDKLYPYFEKLKLPS
- a CDS encoding BON domain-containing protein — translated: MQENEILKTIKASLEKELHIDPVKHPIHLKMEGNAIIMEGVVNSIAHKKMAILIAMGIPGTSGVIDRLRVRPAKEMGDKEIKNHICDAFTEEPTLRNIPIGVEVNNGIVDIEGAVPSLSHKRLAGLLAWWVPGSADVINSLEVIPPEEDSDDEITDAVMLALEKDTLVNHSNIKATTKNCVVTLDGVVHSEASKNAAEDDAWYVWGVNEVVSRLNVVR